A region from the Vicia villosa cultivar HV-30 ecotype Madison, WI linkage group LG3, Vvil1.0, whole genome shotgun sequence genome encodes:
- the LOC131593287 gene encoding putative disease resistance protein At3g14460 — MATIFGGALLTASMEMLVKKVVSGEFFDLFRRTKLDVELLEKLEITLLSLQSVLYDAEDRQIANPAVKKWLEMLQDAVFQADQLFDELNTEALRCQVEADQVLKKFLDYFKRFNKKINSKLQKLFGRLEHLRNQNLGLKEGVSSCVRNITPTSPFLGDESDIKGRDDDKKKLKEFLLSEGGNDGGSKIGVISIVGMGGLGKTTLAKLLYHDRVVKEKFDVRGWAHIPKDFDVITITKTILKSVTSGTITETDLVKLEDQLQQSLSNKKFLLVLDDIWYGNYIGWNSLSDIFNVGQIGSKIIITTRDVRVALPKQKSLHVHHLRSLETEDSWSLLARHAFVETNYQQHPSLEITGREIAKKCGGLPLAAIALGGILRFMSPDRWSDVLKSSIWEHTSEVVEPSLLLSYHYLPASLKGCFAYCAIFPKNSVLVKKTMVQLWIAEGLIPQPKNENSWEKVAEEFFDELVSRSLIRQRFLAHEQNNFEMHDLINDLAMAVSFPYCIRLDEHKPDERVRHLSYDTIEYNSYSKIEKLHGLNGLRTVLPLNFQASWDYDNFGSWKLFFDLLSKMTHLHVLSLSPYRNITELPNSIGNLTYLRYLNLSETWIKTLPLETCKLYNLQTLLLSYCCRLEELPKDMGKLVKLRHLDIIGTNLKKMPAQLSKLENLQTLSDFIVSSVKDVGLKIEDLGKFPHLRGSLSISHLENVTDSSQASQANLEMKNEIDELELGWSYTAPSNSEIQVLERLRPSTNLKSLSISRFGGDKLSNWVGDPLFINMVCLMITGCKNISVLPSLGQLGNLKQLYFSEMESVKSVGIEFYGSGSSSFQPFTSLEILSFEKMPEWEEWELIGGTSIEFPSLINLSLNYCPKLKENIPGNLPKLERLSLQNCPELEGMTPDNLPSLAVLRLKVCPLLMGSIHSITNPPCDVFSQLVICLNSLQELKLYSIPSLTSFPIDGLPKTLQTLSIDYCENLEFFSHASFHNYSSLEDLQIRNSCNTMTSFTLGSLPVLKSLYISDCKHLKSISIAEDASEPNLVFLRTIYVGDCNELESVSLNGLPIPKLTDLHLWDCKKLRSLRESINTLTSLQHMGINDLPNLQSFSIDDLPINLRRLSVGNVGGILWNKTWEHHTSLSELYLKGGDIVKELMKRQAPFLPTNLVSLHIYGLEIECLDGKWLQHLTSLHKLCIFTSPKLKSLPEKGELPSSLKQLYISLCPLLKANLQRKEGKEWRKISHIPFISINTEIIK, encoded by the coding sequence ATGGCGACTATTTTTGGAGGAGCGCTTCTTACAGCTTCCATGGAGATGTTGGTGAAAAAGGTTGTTTCTGGtgaattttttgatttgtttCGAAGGACTAAGCTTGACGTTGAGCTGTTGGAAAAGCTGGAGATAACACTGCTGAGTCTTCAATCTGTACTTTATGATGCTGAAGACAGACAGATCGCTAATCCTGCTGTCAAGAAGTGGCTGGAGATGTTGCAAGATGCTGTCTTTCAAGCTGACCAACTTTTCGACGAGCTCAACACCGAAGCTTTAAGGTGCCAAGTTGAAGCTGATCAGGTTCTTAAAAAATTTTTAGATTATTTTAAAAGGTTTAATAAAAAGATCAATTCTAAATTGCAAAAACTATTTGGAAGATTAGAACATTTGAGAAACCAAAATCTTGGATTGAAAGAAGGTGTTTCCAGTTGTGTTAGGAATATAACTCCTACAAGCCCTTTTTTAGGAGATGAATCTGATATTAAAGGCAGAGATGATGACAAAAAGAAACTTAAAGAGTTTCTGCTGTCAGAGGGTGGCAATGATGGTGGAAGTAAAATAGGAGTGATTTCCATTGTGGGTATGGGAGGGTTAGGAAAAACAACCCTAGCTAAACTCCTTTACCATGACCGTGTTGTGAAGGAGAAGTTTGATGTCAGAGGGTGGGCACATATTCCAAAAGATTTTGATGTTATCACTATCACTAAAACCATTCTTAAATCTGTCACTTCAGGAACAATTACAGAAACTGACTTAGTTAAACTCGAAGATCAGTTGCAGCAAAGTTTAAGTAACAAAAAGTTTTTGTTAGTACTTGATGATATATGGTATGGAAACTATATTGGTTGGAATAGTCTAAGTGATATCTTTAATGTTGGACAAATAGGAAGTAAGATCATCATCACAACTCGAGATGTAAGAGTCGCACTACCCAAGCAAAAATCTCTCCATGTCCACCATTTAAGATCTTTGGAAACTGAAGATTCATGGTCTTTACTAGCCAGACATGCATTTGTAGAAACAAACTACCAACAACATCCCAGTTTAGAAATAACTGGTAGAGAAATTGCCAAAAAATGTGGCGGTTTACCATTAGCTGCAATAGCACTTGGGGGTATTCTCCGGTTCATGTCACCGGATCGTTGGAGTGATGTGTTAAAAAGTAGTATTTGGGAACATACAAGTGAAGTTGTGGAACCATCTCTGCTACTGAGCTATCATTACCTTCCAGCTTCTCTAAAAGGATGCTTTGCTTATTGTGCAATTTTTCCAAAGAACTCAGTCTTAGTGAAAAAGACGATGGTTCAGTTGTGGATTGCAGAAGGCTTAATACCTCAGCCAAAAAATGAGAATAGTTGGGAAAAAGTAGCTGAAGAATTCTTTGACGAGTTAGTGTCTAGGTCTCTGATACGTCAACGGTTCCTTGCTCATGAGCAAAACAACTTTGAAATGCATGATCTAATCAATGATTTAGCTATGGCAGTTTCATTTCCGTATTGCATTAGGTTGGACGAACATAAGCCAGATGAAAGGGTGCGACACTTGTCATACGACACAATAGAATATAACTCatacagtaaaattgaaaaattgcATGGACTAAATGGTCTACGAACCGTTTTACCGTTGAACTTCCAAGCCTCATGGGATTATGACAATTTTGGGTCGTGGAAGTTATTTTTTGACTTGTTGTCAAAAATGACACACTTACACGTGTTGTCACTTTCACCCTACAGAAATATCACTGAGTTGCCCAACTCAATTGGAAATTTGACGTATCTGCGATACTTAAATCTCTCTGAAACTTGGATTAAAACGTTGCCTTTAGAAACATGCAAGCTTTACAATTTGCAGACTTTGTTGTTGTCATATTGCTGTAGACTCGAAGAATTGCCAAAAGACATGGGGAAATTGGTAAAACTTCGCCACCTTGACATCATAGGcactaatttgaaaaaaatgcctGCACAACTATCCAAATTAGAAAATCTACAAACATTGTCAGATTTTATTGTGAGCAGCGTTAAGGATGTAGGATTAAAGATTGAAGATCTTGGAAAATTTCCCCATCTACGAGGAAGCCTTTCCATCTCACATCTTGAAAATGTAACTGACTCATCTCAAGCTTCTCAAGCAAACTTGGAGATGAAAAACGAAATTGACGAGTTGGAACTAGGATGGTCTTACACTGCTCCTTCAAACTCAGAAATACAAGTACTCGAACGGCTGCGTCCGTCGACAAATTTGAAGAGTTTGTCCATCTCTAGATTTGGTGGAGATAAATTATCAAATTGGGTGGGAGATCCTTTATTTATAAACATGGTGTGTTTGATGATCACAGGGTGTAAAAACATTTCAGTGCTTCCATCCCTAGGGCAACTCGGTAATCTAAAACAACTTTATTTTAGTGAGATGGAATCTGTAAAGAGTGTTGGTATCGAGTTTTATGGAAGTGGTTCTTCTTCATTTCAACCATTTACCTCTTTAGAGATTCTAAGCTTTGAAAAGATGCCAGAGTGGGAGGAATGGGAGTTGATTGGAGGTACATCTATAGAGTTTCCTAGTCTTATAAACTTGTCTCTAAATTACTGTCCAAAACTGAAAGAAAACATACCTGGCAACCTTCCTAAGCTCGAAAGATTGTCACTTCAAAATTGTCCAGAACTTGAAGGGATGACACCCGACAATCTTCCTTCTCTTGCCGTTCTTAGATTAAAGGTGTGTCCCTTATTGATGGGGTCAATACATTCTATTACAAACCCACCATGTGACGTATTCAGCCAATTGGTGATTTGTCTCAATTCTCTTCAAGAGCTGAAGTTATACAGTATTCCATCTCTAACATCATTTCCGATAGATGGTCTTCCCAAAACCTTACAAACTCTCTCTATTGATTATTGTGAGAATCTGGAGTTCTTTTCTCATGCATCTTTTCACAATTACTCATCACTCGAGGATTTGCAAATACGCAATAGTTGTAATACAATGACATCATTTACCTTGGGCTCTCTCCCTGTCCTCAAAAGTCTATATATTTCCGATTGTAAACATTTAAAATCCATATCAATAGCAGAAGATGCATCAGAACCAAATCTAGTGTTTCTCAGAACCATCTATGTAGGGGATTGCAATGAACTGGAGTCAGTTTCTCTAAATGGATTACCCATTCCTAAACTCACTGATTTACATTTATGGGACTGTAAGAAGTTACGTTCTCTACGTGAATCAATAAATACTTTAACTAGCCTTCAACATATGGGAATTAATGACCTTCCAAATCTGCAATCGTTTTCCATAGATGATTTGCCTATCAATTTGCGGCGGCTGTCGGTCGGCAATGTTGGAGGGATTTTGTGGAATAAAACTTGGGAACATCACACTTCTCTTTCAGAGTTATATCTTAAGGGTGGTGATATTGTGAAGGAGCTGATGAAAAGGCAAGCTCCGTTTCTACCCACTAATCTCGTTTCCTTACATATCTATGgtcttgaaatagaatgcttAGATGGGAAGTGGCTTCAACATCTCACCTCTCTCCATAAACTTTGTATTTTTACTTCACCCAAGCTCAAGTCATTGCCTGAAAAGGGGGAATTGCCTTCCTCTCTTAAACAACTGTATATCAGTTTGTGTCCGTTGTTGAAAGCAAATTTGCAGAGGAAGGAAGGGAAAGAGTGGCGTAAGATTTCTCACATTCCCTTCATTTCTATAAACACCGAAATCATCAAATGA